ttaattattatttttagattcatTTGGATGCGAACGAAATAAAAGGAACGAAATATAAGTAAAAAGGTAAATGTATATGAAGAAATTaaccttttttatatatatttttaacgtaCGAAATGAATTCATCTAATATTGATAACTAGGGCAATTATTGTTGGTCTCAACGCATAAAGTTCAAACTTTCCTGTTTCAATATCGACATGTGTCCACTGTTATCTGCATCCGTACACTACAATAGTTTCATACTCGAGCTAAGTTGGAAATGAACAAAGAACTACACCCCTTTTTTTGCAATGTTAAATATGTACTCATTTTTGGTTCAAAACAAAGCAAACATGATTGCAATTGGTAATTTTTACGAGTTTCGGAATCAATCATCCATACAAGAAAATTAACACACAGTTAGCAAATATTTTCTCTCAAACACAAATGCTTTCTGGTATCTATCTATCAAAACCACTGCATATGTATGTAGAGAGCAATTTGCATTTTAGATTGGAGttcaaaaaaaagtattgGTAACCCTCGGATAATAACGGAGCAAttagttttttcaaatagaCAAAAATGGTATTTATATGAacgaaattgtattaataattattttgatttctaTTCCAATGCGTTTTAAGGGATAAAAAAACTAGATTATACGCAAATAAGGGacgttatttttagttatctattgatataaaaagatGACAGAAATTGTTACGCAACTAAACTGTCAATGCAACAACTTAAAACTCAACGCGAAATTATTTGCGTCATTGATTGCTTCGATATTACTTCGTTTTCAGTTCCGAGTTGTTAAAACCAACAATTGCCAAGATacacaaaaaagttattcttACAACATCGAAAAGCAAACTCTAAGAAagcaaaaactaaatgaaacTGTTTTTGTGTATCTTTAGATGGTAAAGAAAGGAATTGGAATATCTCTTGATTAAAAAAGTACTTACTCTTTGCATCTACATCGACGGTGAAAACGATGAGAGCTAACATCATCGATAAAACCATCACCATCGACCAATTGCAGACTACCTTCATGATGTTTTTTTGGCGTGTCGAATGAAATTATTGGGAGACCGACGGTGATGGTCGTTTTGATGGGGTTTAGGGGTGAAATTTCAAAACGTTCGAGCGCGTTCGCGGCATTTATATCCCGTGGGGCAAGTTTGCGCATGTTCTGGACGCGTGGGCAAACCGATATTATCTTGCGTAGTACAAGTACTTTTcaatcaaacttttttttataatcgcCCCAATTAATTCTTTCTTATcttctaataaattattaattttctttcttttcggggtggatttaaaactttattgaaCGTCTTTTAACTTGACATCTTTTCGGATATACTTGACATCTACTgttattattatctatttcattcatcagtatatttaaataataagttgctctattccatgttcatagataaatCAGGGTATTCCCCCAGTTGTctatacgatgtataaatcaaggacagtaattttaattttaattgttattaagcgctaaattgttgtatatttttattcaactaaaagtagaactaacgcAAAGTTCTGTCAGACGcaaaattgtttgataaaggtaaatgttaaatataaaagaattaaaaattccgaagaatgaaatttatttgttctCAACTACCGGTTTCGGAAAAAGTTTCCGTCATCAGGTTGTTGCTACAAAACATGagtaaagtattattatacatatttagATATTTCCATTTCTTCATATAGATccaattttttagattttggaaGCTTTAATAAGTCTTATTGAATCTTTGTTGAACTTATACCTGTCTCAGACGTGTGTTTAAATACAGAAGAGGTTTCTTTTGATATGTATTCTTTGATTCTAACGTTGAGGTTACGTCCCGTCTGGCCTATGTATACTTTTTCACAACTGCTGCAATATACTATGTATAAAccactcttttgtttttcttcgaTCTTTTGTTTGGAGTTGATAATTAGATTGTATAGTTTTAAGTTACTTCAGTATGctaattttatatcatatccttgtagtattttttcaattttgttgaACGAATTGTGATAATTTGTTGTTAGATAGTATGCGTCGTTCTTATATGCGGgatatatatatttcttatattacGTTTCTGAATCTTGTTGTAAACATCTTGTATATAAGCAACGTTATAACCATTATTGAGACCCAGCtttattatgtaatttatttctttgttgaaattttggtCATTCATAGGTGTATTGATGGCTCTATCTATCATATATCTAAAAACTGCCTCTTTATGATTCTTAGTGTTGTAAGAATTGTTGTTGGAATGATGACATCAGTTGTGTGAGTTGTGGTTGAcgcaaaatgtttcatataacgaacttttggctataacggacaTTCTCTTCCTcatattaatccgttatatccagattttgatatatttttaaacaatactaATCGTTACAGTTAAAACTtttagattattataaaaacatgtATACGGGgagtttcggtgactcggggaacaaatttaaccacatatactagagtgaaaatgatgacgattcatgtaaaaaaaaattagtaaaagtcatcaaatttcaaagatacaggccatcaatgttaggaaattttaacacattttttcaaatatcttaaacactatttacagtaaagcactgaaatttggtacagtataaatcaatttatgaGGCAATTTATGAGTTCGATCGGtccgcgggaacaatgctataccggctgttcctaaagtttgtttgctcagaacttttttattctatcataaccctacatttatttttgcagtttctaatagtaaatttagtttagaaacttttactactcttagataatattgataaaagtcatggttttcgtgttaaatgcaaaaatgttgggttccgatttcaataatagcactaaaaaaagaaatctaagtttttgaacatttcctttagtattttttattacttgtcttgttattttatgtactttttttattattcctggtggtgttgtcgtttttttgtttattctttgttgatttttaatttattgtttttggattcttttattaaatcaactaaaacaaattaaaaatgtgagttagctaaatctacacgtggacatgttgcatacataatagttctgacagctcagttcgattttcacttgtcattgccaattcagattatttatttatttttttttttagtgttattgaattcggagcctaatatttttgcatttaatacgaaaacggtggattttatcaatattctctaagagtgataaaagtttctaaactaaatttactattagaaactgcaaatataaatgtagggttatgatagaataaaaaagttcagagcaaacaaacttttgGGACAGCCTatatagcattgttcccgtgTACCGAtacaactcaaaaattgcctaatgattttacgtgatattagtttacactgtaccaaatttcaacgttttaccataaatagtgtttaagatatttagaaaaatatgttaaaatttcctaactttgatggcctgtacctttgcaatttgaggacttttatttatttatttatttatttatcatttattgccacagacaaaaatacaaaattacataagataCACTTAACTTAAACAGTATCAGCAAATGGATCATTTTATCGCACAAGCGATCTCTGCCAAATGACCCAacagaacaaacaaaaataaaaatagtatttgCTGAATATGGCAAGTAGTGATACttagatattattaacatcaccaaataagattaagcaagaaaagaaaaacaaagagaaaaataaagaaaagacacAAAAAGAGAGATAGAGAGCGActaaaagaaactaaaagaatCTGCCGGATATCAGTTGCCAACAAGTGAGAGCAGTTGAAGAGaggaaaaaagagaaagacaaAGAACAAAGAATCAGGAAACAGCCAGTTGAAGGGCAAGCAAGTGGCTCTTTAAAACATGtctaaaattagtaattctaGAAATATTACGAATTTGTCGTAATAGAGTCGATATTACGAATTTCAGAAGGCAGTCCATTCCACAGCGCAATCGACTGTACTGTAAATGATCTATGATAAATTTCAGTGCTATGAACGAGAAATGTAAGAATAGTATCAGAACGTGAACGAGTAGCAAGCTCATGAGTTGATAATTGCTGGAACCTATCTGATAAGTACTTTGGGGTGCAGTTATgaaggattttaaataaaatggttaataAACGAAAGGATCTACGTCTCTCACAGGTTAACATCTGAATGTAATTGCGATACGGCGTTACATGCTCAAATCTATTTAGGTCAAATATGAACCggatacaattattttgtagcTGCTGCAATTTACTCAGAAGAGTCACCGAGAGATCGGGATAAACCGCGTCCGCATAGTCAAAGTGAGGAAATATAAGAGagtaacaaagattacgacgcACCACAGGAGGAAGAGAGCAGCGAAGTCTTTTTAAAGAGTGGAAGCAAGCATAGACTTTTCTGCAAACAGAAAGAGACGCTAAAAGAAGGCTGTGGTCGACAGAATCAAAAGCCTTGCTGAAATCGAGCAGTACCAACACAGTAACACATCTGTTGTCGCAGGCATACCTAATATCATCAGTAACTTTAATGAGAGCAGTAGTTGTACTATGCCCACTGCGAAAACCCGATTGCAACTCATTGTGTAAATTAAACCTCTCTAGAAATCCTTGGacttgtaaataaactaaGCGTTCAAGAGCTTTTGATAGTacagataaaattgaaatcggACGGAAATCAGTGTTACATGAAGAGGACTTGGATTTGGGTATGGGAACGACATGAGCAACCTTCCAGACAGAGGGAAATAAAGACCGCtcaaaagaaaagttgaagATATGAGTTAAGGGAGGAAGCACTATATCCAGGATAGGAAGAAGAAGGTTGAGACCGATACCATCAGAACCCACGCAAGGGGACTTCGAATAAGTCAAAGCATCGCCTACTTCGATCGCGGTCACAAGCGTAAGAGAGAAGGAGCAAGATTTAAGAGAAGTAagaatttcattaattgtaGCCGCCTTAGTTACGTCATCGATGATCAGGGGAGGCTCTGCAAAAAAGTTTGCCATCGACTCACAATCAAGATCCATCTGGACAGACGGAGAATCAATCACTCCGAGAGACCTCATAGTCCTCCAAAATGTTCTGGGCGCGACtctaccaatttttttttacataaatcgttatcattttcactctagtatatgtggttacatttgttccccgagtcaccgaaacaccctgtataaaagaACGAAATTACCATGAAAGCGCTTTCCTCTTATGTGTATTGTGAATTGTaacgaattaaaaagaaaaacaaaatgttttttcattctgccaacttgttggcagcatcaGCTATTGCATACTAGAGCTTCTGTTATATAGTGCAGAGCCTttcaacttgttggcagcataaGCTACTATACCTGGAACTCTGTAACTTCACTTATAGGCTGCCAACTTATTGTCTTAGAGCTTTTGTTCTTTAGCATAGAGCCTGCCACCTTGTTAGCAGCATGGGCTACTACATCTGGAACCCTGTAACTTCGCTTATAGGAGCTATTGCACACCAGAGCTTCTTTTGTATAGAGTAGggcctgccaacttgttgaCAGCATGAGTTATTATATCTGGAACCCTGTAATCTCACTTATAGGCATGAGCTATTGCATACCAGAGCTTCTGTTTTATAGCGCAGATCCTGCCAACTtattggcagcatgagctactaAATCTGAAACCTTGTAACTTCACTTATACttgattaaagttaaattcGTAATCCATTCTACCAGTAATATCGTTACTGCACTTTTAATATTGTAAAACGTTtgtcaattttataataagtGTTTTAATACGTATTTTATGGGACTAAAATTCCaagtttagaattaaataattttggagttaaatttatcaaacgtAATGTTATTTTCTGGAATTATTCGACTTTTATCTCTAAAGTTGGCTTTTAAGCTGAAACTAGTcagataaatataatttaataaacgaCCAGTTGAAAATGTAGAAAatgtacatatttttaatatcaaaccTTTATTAAATTCACTTATAGGCTGCTAatttgttggcagcatgagctactaAATCTGAAAGGTTATAACTTAACCTATCTGCATAACTAAAACTGTTAGttctaacactagacctagaactagaaagttccGGGTTCTAAGTTCTggaaactagaaacattagaaactaaatctagtgttagtacgctagattgttgtatattgctattgaactaaaactagaattaacactagacctagaactagaaagtttcgggtttagcggTGCATCTTCAGAcgcaaaatgtttcatatGTTTCATGTTAACCCGTTGTATCTagattttgatatatttttagacAATACTAATCGTcacaattaaaagttttagattattataaaaagatttatataaaaaagcaAAAGTACCACGAAAACGCTTTCCTCTTATGTGTATTGTGAATTGTAAcgagttaaaaagaaaagcaaAATTTCCTTTCattctgccaacttgttgagCTACTACATCTACAACCATGTAACTTCGCTTATAGGCATGAGCTATTGTATTTGGAGGATTGTAACTTCCTTTAtaggctgccaacttgttggcagcatgagctattgcaCACCAGAGCTTCTATTCTATAGCGCAGagcctgccaacttgttggcagcatgagctactaCATTTGGAACCCTGTAACTTTGTTTATAgactgccaacttgttggcagcatgagctattgcaTTTGGAACATTGTAACTTCTTTTAtaggctgccaacttgttggcagcatgagctttTGCATACCTGAGCTTCTATTCTATAGCGTAGAgactgccaacttgttggcagcatgagtcACTACATTTGGAACCCTGTAACTTTGTTTATAgactgccaacttgttggcagcatgagctattgcaTTTGGAACATTGTAACTTCTTTTAtaggctgccaacttgttggcagcatgagctttTGCATACCAGAGCTTCTATTCTATAGCGTAGAgactgccaacttgttggcagcatgagctactaCATCTAGAACCCTGTAACTTTGCCTAtaggctgccaacttgttggcagcatgagctattgcaCACCAGAGCTTCTATTCTATAGCGCAGAccctgccaacttgttggcagcatgaggtATTGCGTATCAAAGTTTCTGTTTTATAACGCAGagcctgccaacttgttggcagcatgagccaCTACATTTGGAACCCTGTAACTTTGTTTATAgactgccaacttgttggcagcatgagctattgtaTTTGGAACATTGTAACTTCTTTTAtaggctgccaacttgttggcagcatgagctttTGCATACCAGAGCTTCTATTCTATAGCGTAGAGACtcccaacttgttggcagcatgagctactaCATTTGGAACCCTGTAACTTTGTTTATAgactgccaacttgttggcagcatgagctattgcaTTTGGAACATTGTAACTTCTTTTAtaggctgccaacttgttggcagcatgagctttTGCATACCAGAGCTTCTATTCTATAGCGTAGAgactgccaacttgttggcttCATGAGCTATTGCATTTGGAACATTGTAACTTCTTTTAtaagctgccaacttgttggcagcatgagctttTGCATACCAGAGCTTCTATTCTATAGCGTAGAgactgccaacttgttggcagcatgagctactaCATCTAGAACCCTGTAACTTCACTTATTTCAACTTGAAAATGCTATGAttttactttgattttattaacattaataattatattctttttgtaataaaattgtgaGAAGTACGTGTCAAATCGTGAGATCGTGAGATTAAAGGTAATATCATGAGATCTCACGATAAATCGTGAGACCTGGCAACCTtgtactagacctagaactagaaacattcgggtttagccgcacgtctctaaagacggctaaacccgaatatttctagttctaggtctagtgttcgttctagttttagctgTTATTCAAtactagattattgtatatttttgatgAACGAAAagcagaactaacactagacctagaactagaaacattcgggtttagccgcacgtctctaaagacggctaaacccgaatgattctagttctagtgttagttctagtgatagtgttagatagcgctagttagcattagattacgctagattgttgtatatcgctattaaactaaaactagatctaacactagacctagaactagaatcattcgggtttagccgtctttaaagacgtgcggctaaacccgaatgtttctagttctaggtctagtgttagttctagtgacaatgtTAAATAGCactaaattgttgtatatttggtATTGAACCAAAATTAGACttgattttgattataacGGACATTTTCTTCCCCATATTAATTCATTATATCGATATTTTActctatttttaaacaatactaatcgttacaattaaaacttttttagattattataaaaagatttatataaaaaaacgaaaGTACCCCATGATAATTATCACGCTTTCCTCTTATGTGTATTGTGAATTGTAAcgagttaaaaagaaaagcagATTCTCCTTTCATTCAAAGAGTTTTTGCGTGTATGAGTTGAGTGAGCGTGTTTTTGAagtcttaaaagaaaaactttgcTCGCAAAATAAATGTGGCTTAATTTTAGGTGGTTACATCTTCTTTGATTTGTACTATGAAAATTGATAGATTGTTTTggataatttttctttgcgaCTTTGGTAAGGttacttttataattattattataacaaaaaaggatgaatagaattaattaatttttttagtgaatttttcCTTAAGTTattcaattgatttaaataccACAATTTATAAAAGCTACGCTTACAATCCATTTGGAGAATCAAAAATTCTCggaaatacaaatttgaagCAAAAACGAAACGTTCTTAATTTATACAACATGATTTCTTGTTCGACCGGATGTAATCCTTTGATTTATAAAGGTTATGGTTGTTTTTGTGGATTCTTAGGATCGGGACAACCTGTTGATGGTGTTGATAAGTGTTGCAAAGAACACGATTGGTGTTATAACGTAGCTAATTGTCCGTACTCtttagaatattttattcCGTATTATTGGACGTGTTTAAATAACAACCCACATTGCTGTAAGTTAAACtacttttaaaaaacaatttattactaaaaatttttttttagcgaTTGATCATGGTTTTTTTGGTGGAAAAGATTCGTGTTCTTACAGACTTTGTCAATGCGATCGAATactttcaaattgtttaaaacgtTACAATTGTCCCGCAAAACGAGCAATTTGTGAGACCTCAACGTTTCGATATATTCAAAATGtg
This region of Onthophagus taurus isolate NC chromosome 3, IU_Otau_3.0, whole genome shotgun sequence genomic DNA includes:
- the LOC111414446 gene encoding basic phospholipase A2 homolog 1 produces the protein MKIDRLFWIIFLCDFVNFSLSYSIDLNTTIYKSYAYNPFGESKILGNTNLKQKRNVLNLYNMISCSTGCNPLIYKGYGCFCGFLGSGQPVDGVDKCCKEHDWCYNVANCPYSLEYFIPYYWTCLNNNPHCSIDHGFFGGKDSCSYRLCQCDRILSNCLKRYNCPAKRAICETSTFRYIQNVLMNF